A single genomic interval of Legionella israelensis harbors:
- a CDS encoding GyrI-like domain-containing protein — protein sequence MAEIKLIASKCDMSFSENKTDKLWRSFSPTIKNIPNKKNNFKYSVQIFPDTNFFKDFDPTTTFQKYAAIEADISENLPEKLEVLTIPAGLYAIFTYIGKPSEAEKTFYYIYYQWLKESGFELDERPHFAIMGDKYIGEHPDSEEELFICSSSNLI from the coding sequence ATGGCTGAAATTAAACTTATTGCATCTAAGTGCGATATGTCATTTTCAGAGAATAAAACGGATAAACTGTGGCGGAGTTTTAGCCCAACTATAAAAAATATTCCAAATAAAAAAAATAACTTTAAATATTCAGTTCAGATTTTCCCTGATACAAATTTTTTTAAAGACTTTGATCCAACAACTACATTTCAGAAATATGCCGCCATAGAAGCTGATATCAGCGAAAATCTTCCAGAAAAACTTGAAGTGTTAACTATACCTGCTGGCCTTTATGCAATATTCACTTATATCGGTAAACCTAGTGAAGCTGAAAAAACCTTTTATTATATATATTATCAATGGCTAAAAGAGTCTGGTTTTGAACTTGATGAAAGACCACACTTTGCGATAATGGGCGATAAATATATAGGAGAGCACCCTGATTCGGAAGAAGAGTTATTCATTTGTAGTAGTTCAAACTTGATCTGA
- a CDS encoding pentapeptide repeat-containing protein: MELQELIIEACIAHDVDFREADLRRANFKQTDFEKSQFVHTNLYGADFTEAHSYSIDPTQNDIKKAKFSLPDAIHLLDGFEIQIIG, from the coding sequence TTGGAACTACAAGAACTGATAATTGAAGCTTGTATTGCACATGATGTTGATTTTAGAGAAGCAGATCTAAGGCGTGCTAACTTTAAGCAAACTGATTTTGAGAAAAGCCAATTTGTCCACACAAACTTGTATGGGGCTGATTTTACAGAAGCTCACAGCTATTCCATTGATCCAACTCAAAATGATATTAAAAAAGCAAAGTTCAGTTTGCCTGATGCGATTCATTTGCTTGATGGATTCGAGATCCAGATTATAGGATAA
- a CDS encoding IS3 family transposase (programmed frameshift) — protein sequence MKRSRFTENQILNILKSVEVGRLVKDVCREHGISDATYYNWKAKYGGMEASDIKRMKQLEEENAKLKRMFADLSLENRALKDVIGKKALKPAEKREMADYLVQEHGLSLRRSCSVLRLSRTAYYYQPAMDKDEAVIKELVTITEHYPRYGFRKLFIKLRQAGFSWNHKRVYRVYCELKLNIRRKGKRRLASRHPEPLAVPDSLNHTWSADFMSDALNCGRRFRTFNVVDDFNREALAIEIDLSLPALRVIRVLDHIAANRGYPARLRLDNGPEFISLALADWAEKHGVILEFIQPGKPTQNSFVERFNRTYRNEILDFYLFRSLNEVRDITTNWMKEYNEERPHESLGDMSPLDYRLIKNRSENSNYNWH from the exons ATGAAACGCAGTCGCTTTACAGAAAATCAAATTTTAAACATATTAAAATCAGTTGAAGTAGGACGATTGGTAAAGGATGTATGCCGGGAACATGGGATATCCGATGCCACCTATTACAACTGGAAAGCAAAATACGGTGGGATGGAAGCCTCAGATATTAAACGCATGAAGCAACTTGAGGAAGAAAATGCAAAGCTGAAACGGATGTTTGCTGATTTGTCTCTGGAAAACCGTGCACTGAAGGATGTTATAG GAAAAAAAGCTTTGAAGCCGGCTGAAAAGAGGGAAATGGCTGATTATCTGGTGCAGGAACATGGTCTGAGTCTCAGGCGAAGCTGCTCGGTATTACGCTTAAGTCGTACAGCTTACTACTATCAGCCGGCGATGGATAAGGATGAAGCGGTGATAAAAGAATTGGTGACCATAACCGAACACTATCCGCGTTATGGTTTCAGGAAGTTGTTTATCAAATTGCGGCAGGCAGGTTTCTCCTGGAATCATAAAAGAGTATACCGTGTTTATTGTGAGTTGAAGTTAAATATAAGGCGAAAAGGAAAACGCAGATTAGCTTCCCGTCACCCGGAACCTCTTGCTGTGCCTGATTCCCTTAACCATACATGGTCAGCTGATTTTATGAGTGATGCCCTCAATTGCGGCAGAAGATTCAGGACTTTTAATGTGGTAGATGATTTTAATCGGGAAGCTTTGGCAATTGAAATTGATTTGAGCTTGCCTGCTCTAAGGGTTATTCGGGTACTTGACCATATTGCCGCCAATCGAGGATATCCTGCAAGGTTGCGACTTGATAATGGACCTGAGTTTATTTCCCTTGCGTTAGCGGATTGGGCAGAAAAGCATGGTGTTATTCTTGAGTTTATTCAGCCGGGAAAGCCAACTCAAAATTCATTTGTGGAGCGGTTCAATAGAACTTATCGGAATGAAATATTGGATTTTTATCTATTTAGAAGTCTCAATGAGGTACGTGATATTACCACAAATTGGATGAAAGAATATAACGAAGAAAGACCACATGAATCACTCGGTGATATGTCACCTTTGGATTACAGATTGATTAAAAACAGGTCGGAAAACTCTAATTATAACTGGCACTAA
- a CDS encoding IS3 family transposase (programmed frameshift) translates to MTIRRKFSQEFKLDAISLVKDQGYSRAEASRSLSIHPNMLSRWIKEHESDQGNAFRGNGKLTAEQLEIRQLREENRRLKMEKENFKKGGGLLCSGNEVKYSFIAQHEKVWPIDKMCLLLGVLRSGYYRYRRNRHGKPSDPLHQEMIDFVKDIAEKSTYTFGSRRMRKALNALGYPVGRRKTQSLMKEAGVMVRYRKKYKITTNSRHKKPVFENVLSRDFSPSAPDRAYVSDITYLSTQEGWLYLTVVIDLFSRKVVGWSMSSRMKADLVCDALKMALWQRKPKPGLIVHSDRGSQYASNEYRKLLNDWKCTGSMSRKGDCWDNAVAESFFGSLKQERVQWKHYQTRSEAHRDVLNYITVFYNDFRLHSTIGYISPNQFEKEMRSLKMVA, encoded by the exons ATGACAATTAGAAGAAAATTTTCACAAGAATTTAAACTTGATGCGATAAGCCTTGTAAAAGATCAAGGTTACAGTCGAGCTGAGGCCTCTCGCAGTTTATCAATTCATCCCAATATGCTTAGTCGCTGGATAAAAGAACATGAATCAGATCAAGGGAATGCATTCAGGGGTAATGGGAAATTAACGGCTGAACAGCTTGAGATTCGCCAGCTACGAGAAGAAAACCGTCGGCTGAAGATGGAAAAGGAGA ATTTTAAAAAAGGCGGCGGCCTTCTTTGCTCAGGAAACGAAGTGAAATATTCGTTTATCGCCCAACATGAGAAGGTCTGGCCAATAGACAAGATGTGTCTATTACTGGGCGTTTTGCGTTCAGGATATTATCGATACCGTCGAAATCGACACGGTAAACCGAGCGATCCATTACATCAGGAGATGATTGATTTTGTGAAAGACATCGCGGAGAAAAGTACTTATACATTTGGCAGTAGACGCATGAGAAAAGCGCTAAATGCTCTAGGATATCCGGTTGGTCGGCGTAAAACTCAGAGCCTGATGAAAGAAGCGGGCGTTATGGTTCGGTACAGAAAAAAATATAAGATAACGACCAATAGCAGACATAAAAAACCGGTTTTTGAAAATGTTCTGAGCCGTGATTTTTCGCCCAGTGCGCCAGACCGAGCTTATGTATCGGATATTACTTACCTGTCAACACAAGAGGGTTGGTTATATCTGACAGTGGTTATTGATTTGTTCTCCAGGAAAGTTGTTGGCTGGAGTATGAGTTCAAGGATGAAGGCAGATTTAGTTTGTGATGCCCTGAAAATGGCTTTATGGCAACGTAAACCAAAACCTGGCTTAATTGTGCATTCAGATAGAGGCTCTCAATATGCCAGCAATGAGTACCGTAAATTACTCAACGACTGGAAGTGTACTGGTAGCATGAGCAGAAAAGGTGATTGTTGGGATAATGCGGTTGCAGAGAGCTTTTTTGGTAGCTTGAAGCAAGAACGAGTGCAATGGAAACATTATCAGACGCGTTCTGAGGCACACCGGGATGTATTAAATTACATCACCGTTTTTTATAATGATTTTCGGCTTCACTCAACAATTGGTTATATAAGCCCAAATCAATTCGAAAAGGAAATGAGGTCGTTAAAAATGGTTGCTTAA
- the ltrA gene encoding group II intron reverse transcriptase/maturase, whose product MTIHRYDGESGQTKLERISALSAKDKGIVFNNIGHIINIAMLKEIYYDLNGKKAIGVDGVTKERYGEDLDKNLEALLVKIRRGQYRPKPARLVEIPKEDGSTRPLAISCLEDKLVQSAVNKILVSIYEPMFYSTSYGFRPGKNCHQALKSLMSHTYRFYDGAVVEIDLQKCFNTLPHGKVLECLQKKISDKRFLKLVSQPMKTPMITEFNQVAPNEIGCPQGSIISPTISNIYLHDVIDDWFEKIKQGHLTGKAEMVRYCDDMVFLFQKQTDAERFYRVLPKRLNKFGLLLHMEKSQLLRSGQIAAKEAAANKSRLPTYKFLGFTCYWGTTRNGFWRLKYTSRRDRFSAKLKSLRKYLRENLNTSDTWGLLEKIVRVVKGWLHYHGISDNKRRVSAFLNYVKHIMFAWVNRRGRKNPINWTTFEKII is encoded by the coding sequence ATGACCATACACAGATACGATGGAGAATCAGGGCAAACGAAACTTGAACGCATAAGCGCGCTATCAGCAAAAGACAAAGGTATTGTATTCAATAATATTGGACACATTATTAATATTGCGATGCTGAAAGAAATATACTATGACCTGAATGGAAAGAAGGCCATAGGTGTGGATGGGGTGACGAAAGAACGATATGGGGAGGATCTTGATAAAAATCTAGAAGCACTCCTCGTTAAGATTCGTCGCGGACAATACAGACCAAAACCAGCGAGGCTTGTCGAAATCCCAAAAGAGGATGGAAGTACAAGACCATTGGCTATCAGTTGCCTGGAGGATAAATTGGTACAAAGTGCCGTAAACAAAATCCTAGTAAGCATCTATGAACCGATGTTCTACTCCACATCTTATGGATTTCGACCTGGAAAGAACTGTCATCAGGCACTCAAATCGCTGATGAGTCATACGTACCGGTTCTACGATGGTGCGGTGGTTGAAATCGATCTTCAGAAATGCTTCAACACATTGCCACATGGCAAGGTATTGGAATGCTTGCAGAAGAAAATCAGCGATAAGCGATTTCTCAAACTGGTATCACAGCCGATGAAGACTCCCATGATAACTGAGTTCAATCAGGTGGCACCGAATGAAATCGGGTGCCCACAAGGGTCTATTATTTCACCGACAATTTCGAATATATACCTCCACGATGTCATTGATGATTGGTTTGAGAAAATCAAACAAGGACATCTGACGGGCAAAGCCGAAATGGTGAGATATTGTGACGATATGGTATTTCTCTTCCAGAAGCAAACAGATGCAGAACGATTCTATCGTGTGTTACCGAAACGATTAAACAAATTTGGATTACTGCTCCACATGGAGAAATCCCAATTATTGCGATCGGGCCAGATAGCAGCGAAAGAGGCTGCGGCAAACAAATCACGTTTGCCTACTTACAAATTTCTAGGATTTACGTGCTACTGGGGAACAACTAGAAACGGCTTTTGGCGGTTGAAATATACCAGTCGACGAGATCGTTTTTCAGCGAAGCTCAAGAGCTTACGGAAATATCTCCGAGAAAACCTTAATACATCGGATACGTGGGGTTTGCTCGAGAAAATTGTAAGAGTGGTAAAGGGATGGCTGCACTATCACGGGATCTCCGATAACAAGAGACGCGTGAGTGCATTCCTAAACTATGTAAAACACATCATGTTTGCATGGGTAAATCGACGTGGGAGAAAGAATCCAATCAACTGGACAACTTTTGAAAAGATTATTTAA
- a CDS encoding IS701 family transposase has translation MDMLDIYSDYLICQNKYATATGLSEMLDGEFAHDKVTRFLRLQDFGSKALWNYVKKSVRESEASDGVLLLDDSIEEKPYTDENEINCWHYSHAKGDVVKGINILTCMVRYGDFSVPVGYEVIKKDVAFCDIETRQARRKSSTTKNELFRKLIAQAVSNHVLFDFVLADNWFGSKANMAYIHNDLQKSFIIGIKSNRTLALSKNDANNGRYTKVRELELEEDIAHTVYLKGLDFPVRLLKKIFKNENGSTGVLYLVSNDMTSSAERLYEVYQKRWRIEEYHKSIKQNASLNKSPTRTVKTQSNHIFAAIIAYCKLEMMKIKTKLNHFAIKYKLILRANQIAMQELKNMAR, from the coding sequence ATGGATATGCTTGATATTTATAGTGACTATTTGATTTGCCAGAATAAATATGCAACAGCTACAGGTTTATCGGAGATGTTGGATGGTGAATTTGCTCACGACAAGGTGACACGATTTTTACGACTACAAGATTTTGGTTCCAAAGCGCTCTGGAATTATGTCAAGAAGTCAGTCAGGGAGAGTGAAGCATCAGACGGTGTTCTTTTATTGGATGACTCGATTGAGGAGAAGCCTTACACGGATGAGAATGAAATTAATTGTTGGCATTATTCCCATGCTAAAGGTGATGTGGTCAAAGGGATTAATATCCTGACCTGCATGGTTCGGTATGGTGACTTCAGTGTTCCTGTTGGTTATGAAGTTATCAAAAAAGACGTTGCTTTTTGTGACATTGAAACAAGGCAAGCTCGCAGAAAGTCATCCACGACTAAAAATGAACTTTTTCGCAAGCTTATCGCACAAGCGGTTAGTAATCATGTGTTGTTTGACTTTGTACTTGCGGACAATTGGTTTGGCTCGAAGGCCAATATGGCTTACATCCATAATGACCTTCAAAAATCGTTTATTATTGGGATTAAATCTAATCGAACCTTAGCTTTATCCAAAAACGACGCCAACAACGGACGGTACACAAAAGTCAGAGAATTAGAGCTTGAAGAGGACATAGCCCACACAGTCTATCTCAAGGGATTAGACTTCCCAGTGAGGCTTTTGAAGAAAATTTTCAAAAACGAAAATGGTTCTACAGGGGTTCTCTATCTCGTTTCTAATGACATGACCAGCAGTGCCGAACGTCTTTATGAAGTGTACCAGAAACGGTGGCGGATTGAAGAGTATCACAAGTCAATTAAACAAAATGCAAGCCTGAACAAGTCTCCAACCCGTACGGTTAAAACACAATCCAACCATATCTTTGCCGCAATCATTGCATACTGCAAACTGGAAATGATGAAAATAAAGACAAAATTGAATCACTTTGCCATCAAGTACAAATTAATACTCAGGGCTAACCAAATTGCTATGCAGGAGTTAAAAAATATGGCTCGTTAA